A stretch of the Vigna radiata var. radiata cultivar VC1973A chromosome 9, Vradiata_ver6, whole genome shotgun sequence genome encodes the following:
- the LOC106773262 gene encoding cytochrome P450 714C2 → MEMNTVKILLGAVLALLIHVFNVFVFRPRSMRAKLQKQGIKGPSPHFYFGNIPEIKSILLQVQSAAPATEVTEKDEGSSLSHNWPFTLFPHVQKWIKQYGPMYLFSSGSIQWLMVSDIEMVKEVVVHTSLNLGKPTYLSKDMRPLLGKGIITSNGSIWVHQRKIIAPELFLVKVKAMVNLIVDSTNTTLRSWEGRLEGEGAPSEIKIDEDLRSLSADIIARACFGSNYTEGKEIFSKLRDLQILLSKRNYGIPGFRYLPNKSNRQTWRLGKEIDSKIAKLIKQRLEETHEQDLLQMILEGAKNCEGGDGLISDSISCDRFMIDNCKNIFFAGHETTAITASWCLMLLAEHQDWQDRVRAEVLEVCGKNAPDANMLRSLKTLTMVIQETLRLYPPAVFVVRTALQDVNLKGLLIPEGMNIQIPLSVLQRDPLLWGPDAHKFNPERFANGVLGACKVPQAYIPFGIGARVCVGQHLAMVELKVILSLILMKFHFSLSPSYCHSPAFRLVVVPGGQGVVLQMTRI, encoded by the exons ATGGAGATGAACACAGTGAAGATTTTGTTAGGAGCAGTTTTGGCGTTGTTGATTCATGTCTTCAATGTGTTTGTGTTTAGGCCAAGATCAATGAGAGCGAAGCTTCAGAAGCAGGGGATTAAAGGGCCTTCTCCTCATTTCTACTTTGGCAACATCCCAGAAATCAAGAGCATTTTGCTGCAAGTTCAGTCAGCAGCACCAGCCACTGAAGTTACAGAGAAAGATGAAGGATCTTCTCTTTCTCACAATTGGCCTTTCACTCTCTTCCCTCATGTTCAAAAGTGGATCAAACAATATG GTCCCATGTACTTGTTTTCTTCTGGGTCTATACAGTGGCTAATGGTGTCAGATATAGAGATGGTGAAGGAAGTGGTCGTGCACACCTCTTTGAATCTAGGGAAGCCTACATATCTATCCAAAGATATGAGGCCACTCTTGGGCAAAGGCATAATAACGTCAAATGGGTCAATTTGGGTTCACCAGAGGAAGATAATTGCCCCAGAACTGTTCCTTGTTAAGGTGAAG GCAATGGTTAATCTGATAGTGGACTCAACAAATACAACACTAAGGTCTTGGGAGGGTAGACTTGAAGGTGAGGGAGCACCATCAGAGATTAAAATTGATGAAGATCTTCGAAGTTTGTCAGCTGACATAATTGCCAGAGCTTGTTTTGGGAGCAATTACActgaaggaaaagaaatattCTCAAAGTTAAGAGATCTTCAAATTCTCTTGTCCAAGCGTAATTATGGAATTCCAGGCTTTCG ATACTTGCCAAACAAAAGCAACAGACAAACGTGGAGATTGGGGAAAGAGATAGACTCAAAGATAGCAAAGCTCATAAAACAACGTCTGGAGGAAACTCATGAGCAGGATCTCTTACAAATGATTCTTGAGGGTGCAAAGAACTGTGAGGGTGGTGATGGCCTCATATCAGATTCAATCTCATGTGACAGGTTTATGATAGATAACtgcaaaaatatattctttgCTGGACATGAGACTACTGCCATCACAGCATCATGGTGCTTAATGCTGTTAGCTGAGCATCAAGATTGGCAAGACCGTGTCCGAGCTGAGGTGCTTGAAGTTTGTGGAAAAAATGCTCCTGATGCAAACATGCTTAGAAGCTTGAAAACG TTAACCATGGTGATTCAAGAGACTTTGAGGCTGTATCCACCAGCAGTTTTTGTTGTTAGAACAGCTCTTCAAGATGTAAATCTAAAAGGGTTACTAATTCCAGAAGGAATGAACATTCAGATTCCACTCTCAGTGCTGCAGCGTGACCCTCTTCTCTGGGGTCCTGATGCTCACAAGTTCAACCCGGAAAGATTTGCAAATGGGGTGCTTGGAGCATGCAAGGTTCCACAAGCTTATATACCATTTGGAATAGGGGCACGGGTATGTGTTGGACAGCACTTAGCCATGGTAGAACTCAAGGTGATTTTGTCTCTGATTCTGATGAAGTTTCACTTCTCTCTCTCACCAAGTTACTGCCATTCACCAGCCTTTCGTTTGGTCGTAGTACCTGGTGGCCAGGGAGTTGTTCTTCAGATGACAAGAATTTGA
- the LOC106773263 gene encoding salicylic acid-binding protein 2-like, whose amino-acid sequence MLKREKYHLVIFVIFLHFLFVCVNGKHFVLVHGAFHGAWCWYKVADQLKSEGENVTSLDMAACGVNTKQSEEVDSVSEYHKPLITFLASLPPQEKVILVGHSLGGLSVSLAMEKYPQKISVAVFITAAVVTHNLTFLAFLQEANRRLGNALLEQYFILDGNKAPILSSIGVEFFRSRLYQLSTTEDLTLAVSLVRPLPPFMSDVKLLEKQSAVSKKRNGRVSKVFIIAEKDNLIPKEFQRWIIQNTGPFADVKKIKNSDHMVMISKPKELALELLKIAYKF is encoded by the exons ATGCTCAAAAGGGAGAAGTACCATTTGGTGATCTTTGtgatatttcttcattttttgtttgtttgtgttaatGGTAAGCACTTTGTGCTGGTGCATGGAGCTTTTCATGGTGCATGGTGTTGGTATAAGGTGGCTGATCAACTGAAATCAGAAGGTGAGAATGTGACAAGTCTAGACATGGCAGCATGTGGTGTGAATACAAAGCAGAGTGAAGAAGTTGATTCAGTTTCAGAATATCATAAGCCTTTGATCACATTCTTGGCCTCTCTTCCTCCACAGGAAAAGGTCATTCTTGTAGGTCATAGTCTTGGAGGGCTATCAGTATCCCTTGCCATGGAAAAATACCCTCAGAAAATCTCTGTTGCAGTTTTCATCACTGCAGCTGTTGTCACTCACAACCTCACCTTCCTTGCTTTTCTTCAAGAG GCAAATAGAAGATTGGGAAATGCTTTGCTAGAACAATACTTCATATTGGATGGAAACAAAGCTCCAATCCTCTCATCAATTGGAGTTGAATTTTTTAGATCAAGATTGTACCAACTATCAACAACCGAG GATCTAACACTTGCAGTATCTTTGGTGAGACCTTTACCTCCCTTTATGAGTGATGTAAAATTATTGGAAAAACAAAGTGCAGTAAGCAAGAAGAGGAATGGAAGGGTTTCTAAAGTGTTCATAATTGCTGAAAAAGATAATTTGATACCAAAGGAGTTTCAAAGGTGGATAATTCAGAACACTGGTCCATTTGCTGATGTCAAAAAGATAAAGAATTCAGACCATATGGTCATGATTTCCAAACCAAAAGAGCTTGCTTTGGAACTGTTAAAGATTGCTTacaaattttaa